The following coding sequences are from one Delphinus delphis chromosome 17, mDelDel1.2, whole genome shotgun sequence window:
- the LOC132440410 gene encoding cytochrome P450 11B1, mitochondrial isoform X1, protein MALWAKARVWMAGPWLSLHRARTLGTRATPTPKAVLPFEAVPRCPGHKWMRVLQIWKEQGSENIHLDMHQTFQELGPIFRYDVGGRHMVFVMLPEDVERLQQVESPHPRRMFLEPWLAYRQERGLTCGVFLLNGPQWRLDRLRLNPDVLSLQAVQKYTPLVDRVARDFSRALKARVVQNARGSLTLDIRPSIFHYAIEASHLVLYGEQLGLFAQHPNPDSLNFIHSLEAMFKSTVQLMFVPRSLSRWTSASVWNEHFEAWDYIFQYANRAIRRIYQELALGHPWRYSGIVAELLMRADMTLDTIKANSIDLTAGSVDTTAFPLLMTLFELARNPEVQQALRQESLVAEARVSENPQRVTTELPLLRAALKETLRLYPVGVFLERQVSSDLVLQNYHIPAGTLVKVLLYSLGRNPAMFSRPERYEPQRWLDSRASGTRFPHLAFGFGVRQCLGRRLAEVEMLLLLHHVLKNFLVETLVQEDVKMIYRFVLMPSTLPLLTFRAIS, encoded by the exons ATGGCGCTGTGGGCAAAGGCCAGAGTGTGGATGGCAGGGCCCTGGCTGTCCTTGCACAGGGCACGCACACTGGGCACCAGAGCCACTCCGACCCCCAAGGCGGTGCTGCCCTTCGAAGCCGTGCCCCGGTGTCCCGGCCACAAGTGGATGCGGGTGCTTCAGATCTGGAAGGAGCAGGGCTCTGAGAACATACACCTGGACATGCATCAGACCTTCCAGGAGCTGGGGCCCATTTTCAG GTATGAcgtgggagggagacacatgGTGTTTGTGATGCTGCCCGAGGACGTGGAGCGGCTGCAGCAGGTGGAGAGCCCTCACCCCCGGCGGATGTTCCTGGAGCCCTGGCTGGCCTACCGACAGGAACGTGGCCTCACGTGCGGCGTGTTCTTGCT AAACGGACCCCAGTGGCGTTTGGACCGACTGCGGCTGAACCCAGACGTGCTGTCGCTGCAGGCTGTGCAGAAGTACACGCCCTTGGTGGATCGGGTGGCCAGGGATTTCTCCCGGGCCCTGAAGGCGAGGGTGGTGCAGAATGCCCGAGGGAGTCTGACCCTGGACATCAGGCCCAGCATCTTCCACTACGCCATCGAAG CCAGCCACTTAGTCCTTTACGGAGAGCAGCTGGGTCTCTTTGCCCAGCACCCGAATCCTGACAGCCTGAACTTTATCCACTCTCTGGAGGCCATGTTCAAGTCCACCGTGCAGCTCATGTTCGTGCCCAGGAGCCTGTCTCGCTGGACGAGCGCCAGCGTGTGGAACGAGCACTTTGAGGCCTGGGACTACATCTTCCAGTACG CCAACAGAGCCATCCGGAGGATATATCAGGAGTTGGCCCTCGGCCACCCGTGGCGCTACAGCGGCATCGTGGCGGAGCTGCTGATGCGTGCGGACATGACCCTGGACACCATCAAGGCCAACTCTATCGACCTCACTGCTGGGAGCGTGGACACG ACGGCCTTCCCCTTGTTGATGACTCTCTTTGAACTGGCTCGGAACCCAGAAGTGCAGCAGGCCCTGCGCCAGGAGAGCCTGGTGGCCGAGGCCAGGGTCTCAGAAAATCCCCAGAGGGTGACCACGGAGCTGCCCCTGCTGCGGGCGGCCCTCAAGGAGACCTTGAG GCTGTACCCCGTGGGTGTCTTCTTGGAGCGACAGGTGAGCTCAGACTTGGTGCTGCAGAACTACCACATCCCGGCCGGG ACATTGGTGAAGGTGCTCCTGTACTCCCTGGGTCGAAACCCCGCCATGTTCAGCAGGCCCGAGCGCTATGAGCCCCAGCGCTGGCTGGACAGCCGAGCCTCTGGTACCAGGTTCCCACACCTGGCCTTTGGCTTTGGCGTGCGCCAGTGCCTGGGGCGGCGCCTGGCAGAGGTGGAGATGCTGCTTCTGCTGCACCAC GTGCTGAAAAACTTCCTGGTGGAGACGCTGGTGCAAGAGGACGTAAAGATGATCTACCGCTTCGTGTTGATGCCCTCTACCCTCCCCCTCCTCACCTTCCGGGCCATCAGCTAG
- the LOC132440410 gene encoding cytochrome P450 11B1, mitochondrial isoform X2, producing the protein MALWAKARVWMAGPWLSLHRARTLGTRATPTPKAVLPFEAVPRCPGHKWMRVLQIWKEQGSENIHLDMHQTFQELGPIFRYDVGGRHMVFVMLPEDVERLQQVESPHPRRMFLEPWLAYRQERGLTCGVFLLNGPQWRLDRLRLNPDVLSLQAVQKYTPLVDRVARDFSRALKARVVQNARGSLTLDIRPSIFHYAIEASHLVLYGEQLGLFAQHPNPDSLNFIHSLEAMFKSTVQLMFVPRSLSRWTSASVWNEHFEAWDYIFQYANRAIRRIYQELALGHPWRYSGIVAELLMRADMTLDTIKANSIDLTAGSVDTTAFPLLMTLFELARNPEVQQALRQESLVAEARVSENPQRVTTELPLLRAALKETLRLYPVGVFLERQVSSDLVLQNYHIPAGVLKNFLVETLVQEDVKMIYRFVLMPSTLPLLTFRAIS; encoded by the exons ATGGCGCTGTGGGCAAAGGCCAGAGTGTGGATGGCAGGGCCCTGGCTGTCCTTGCACAGGGCACGCACACTGGGCACCAGAGCCACTCCGACCCCCAAGGCGGTGCTGCCCTTCGAAGCCGTGCCCCGGTGTCCCGGCCACAAGTGGATGCGGGTGCTTCAGATCTGGAAGGAGCAGGGCTCTGAGAACATACACCTGGACATGCATCAGACCTTCCAGGAGCTGGGGCCCATTTTCAG GTATGAcgtgggagggagacacatgGTGTTTGTGATGCTGCCCGAGGACGTGGAGCGGCTGCAGCAGGTGGAGAGCCCTCACCCCCGGCGGATGTTCCTGGAGCCCTGGCTGGCCTACCGACAGGAACGTGGCCTCACGTGCGGCGTGTTCTTGCT AAACGGACCCCAGTGGCGTTTGGACCGACTGCGGCTGAACCCAGACGTGCTGTCGCTGCAGGCTGTGCAGAAGTACACGCCCTTGGTGGATCGGGTGGCCAGGGATTTCTCCCGGGCCCTGAAGGCGAGGGTGGTGCAGAATGCCCGAGGGAGTCTGACCCTGGACATCAGGCCCAGCATCTTCCACTACGCCATCGAAG CCAGCCACTTAGTCCTTTACGGAGAGCAGCTGGGTCTCTTTGCCCAGCACCCGAATCCTGACAGCCTGAACTTTATCCACTCTCTGGAGGCCATGTTCAAGTCCACCGTGCAGCTCATGTTCGTGCCCAGGAGCCTGTCTCGCTGGACGAGCGCCAGCGTGTGGAACGAGCACTTTGAGGCCTGGGACTACATCTTCCAGTACG CCAACAGAGCCATCCGGAGGATATATCAGGAGTTGGCCCTCGGCCACCCGTGGCGCTACAGCGGCATCGTGGCGGAGCTGCTGATGCGTGCGGACATGACCCTGGACACCATCAAGGCCAACTCTATCGACCTCACTGCTGGGAGCGTGGACACG ACGGCCTTCCCCTTGTTGATGACTCTCTTTGAACTGGCTCGGAACCCAGAAGTGCAGCAGGCCCTGCGCCAGGAGAGCCTGGTGGCCGAGGCCAGGGTCTCAGAAAATCCCCAGAGGGTGACCACGGAGCTGCCCCTGCTGCGGGCGGCCCTCAAGGAGACCTTGAG GCTGTACCCCGTGGGTGTCTTCTTGGAGCGACAGGTGAGCTCAGACTTGGTGCTGCAGAACTACCACATCCCGGCCGGG GTGCTGAAAAACTTCCTGGTGGAGACGCTGGTGCAAGAGGACGTAAAGATGATCTACCGCTTCGTGTTGATGCCCTCTACCCTCCCCCTCCTCACCTTCCGGGCCATCAGCTAG